From one Notolabrus celidotus isolate fNotCel1 chromosome 2, fNotCel1.pri, whole genome shotgun sequence genomic stretch:
- the lrrc8c gene encoding volume-regulated anion channel subunit LRRC8C isoform X2 produces the protein MTERLSSNWVYVMQDKIICLPQRIPSASENTSEVGVKLQLQSNISAVPREMTGLKTDLDLQQYSFINQMCYEKALHWYAKYFPYLVLIHTLVFMVCSNFWFKFPGSSSKIEHFISMLGKCFDSPWTTRALSEVSGENPEEKDHKKSATARSNIVVSPGEGILEKTQSLKSIPEKIVVEKPSASVLDKKEGEQAKALFEKVKKFRLHVEEGDILYLMYVRQTVFKVIKFLLIIAYNSSLVNQVKNRVPCEVEIQDMTGYKDFECNHTMAHLFSKLSYCYLCLVAVYGLTSLYTSYWLFYRSLKEYSFEYVRQETGINDIPDVKNDFAFMLHMIDQYDPLYSKRFAVFLSEVSENKLKQLNLNHEWTAEKLRQRLQTNANNRLELQLFMLPGLPDTVFELTELQSLKLEIINNITIPASVSQLEDLQELSLYQCSLKLHTTATSFLKENLKVLRVKFDDNRELPHWMYGLRNLEELYLTGSLSPDASKNIVLESLREMKCLKTLSLKSNLTKILQSIVDVSSHLQRLYLHNDGTKLVMLNNLKKMSNLIELELVRCDLERIPHAIFSLTNLQELDLKENNLRSIEEIISFQHLRKLTCLKLWYNGIMYIPEHIKKLGGLERLYFSHNKIEILPSHLFLCNKLRYLDLSNNDIRFIPPEIGVLQSLLYFSVTCNKIENLPDELFFCKKLKTLKLGKNSLSILSPKISYLALLTYLDLKGNHFEVLPQELGCCRALKRSGLIVEEALFETLPSDVRDQMKAE, from the exons ATGACTGAGAGGCTTTCTTCAAACTGGGTTTAT gTGATGCAAGATAAAATCATATGCCTTCCTCAGAGAATACCATCGGCCTCAGAGAACACAAGTGAAGTGGGGGTGAAGTTACAACTGCAATCCAATATTTCAGCAGTCCCAAGAGAAATGACGGGTCTAAAAACTGATCTGGATCTTCAGCAGTACAGCTTCATCAATCAGATGTGCTATGAGAAGGCTCTACATTGGTATGCCAAGTACTTTCCCTATTTAGTTCTCATACACACGCTGGTTTTCATGGTGTGTAGCAACTTCTGGTTCAAATTTCCTGGCTCAAGCTCAAAAATCGAGCATTTTATCTCCATGCTTGGCAAATGCTTTGACTCTCCCTGGACCACACGGGCTTTGTCTGAGGTGTCTGGAGAGAATCCTGAGGAGAAGGACCATAAAAAGAGCGCCACTGCACGGTCCAACATAGTTGTTTCCCCTGGAGAGGGAATCCTTGAGAAGACACAGTCCCTGAAGTCTATCCCAGAAAAGATCGTAGTTGAGAAACCATCAGCGAGTGTTCTGGATAAGAAAGAGGGTGAACAAGCCAAAGCTCTTTTTGAAAAGGTGAAGAAGTTCCGTTTGCACGTTGAGGAGGGGGACATTCTCTATCTGATGTATGTTCGTCAGACGGTGTTCAAGGTGATTAAATTCCTCCTGATCATTGCCTATAATAGTTCTCTGGTGAATCAAGTGAAGAACAGAGTTCCTTGTGAAGTTGAGATCCAGGATATGACAGGCTACAAAGACTTTGAATGTAATCACACCATGGCTCACCTGTTTTCAAAGCTTTCTTACTGTTACTTGTGTTTGGTGGCTGTGTATGGATTAACAAGCCTGTACACCTCTTACTGGCTGTTTTACCGCTCACTGAAAGAATACTCCTTTGAGTATGTGCGGCAGGAAACAGGGATTAATGACATCCCGGATGTCAAGAATGACTTTGCGTTCATGCTACACATGATTGATCAGTACGACCCGCTGTACTCAAAACGGTTTGCAGTTTTTCTGTCTGAAGTCAGTGAGAACAAACTGAAACAGCTCAACCTAAACCACGAGTGGACTGCAGAGAAGCTGCGTCAGAGACTCCAGACTAACGCCAACAACCGACTGGAGCTTCAGCTGTTTATGCTCCCTGGGTTACCCGACACTGTCTTTGAGCTGACCGAGCTGCAGTCGCTCAAGCTGGAGATCATCAACAACATCACCATCCCTGCCTCTGTGTCCCAGCTGGAGGACCTCCAGGAGCTCTCTCTTTACCAGTGCTCTTTAAAACTGCACACAACAGCTACCTCCTTCTTGAAAGAGAACCTGAAAGTGCTCCGTGTGAAGTTTGATGATAACAGGGAACTTCCTCACTGGATGTATGGCCTGCGCAATCTAGAGGAGCTCTATCTCACTGGATCACTAAGTCCTGACGCCTCCAAGAATATAGTCTTAGAGTCACTGCGGGAGATGAAGTGTTTGAAAACTCTCTCCCTTAAAAGTAATTTGACCAAGATACTCCAGTCCATAGTGGATGTTTCCAGCCATCTGCAGCGGCTGTACTTGCACAACGATGGCACCAAGCTGGTCATGCTCAACAACCTGAAAAAGATGTCCAATCTGATCGAGCTGGAGTTGGTGCGCTGTGATCTGGAACGCATCCCACATGCGATCTTCAGCCTGACAAATCTGCAAGAGCTTGACCTGAAAGAAAACAACCTCCGCTCAATAGAGGAGATCATCAGCTTCCAGCACCTTCGTAAACTGACATGCCTCAAACTGTGGTACAACGGTATCATGTACATCCCAGAGCACATAAAGAAGCTAGGGGGCCTAGAGCGCCTCTACTTCAGCCACAACAAGATCGAGATACTGCCTTCGCACCTGTTCTTGTGCAACAAGCTGCGCTACTTGGACCTGTCCAACAATGACATCCGGTTCATCCCTCCTGAAATCGGAGTCCTGCAGAGTCTACTGTATTTCTCTGTCACCTGTAACAAAATTGAAAATCTCCCAGATGAGCTCTTCTTTTGCAAAaagctgaaaacactgaagcttGGCAAAAACTCGCTGTCCATCCTCTCACCAAAAATTTCCTACCTAGCTCTGCTGACGTACCTGGATCTCAAAGGCAACCACTTTGAGGTCCTGCCTCAGGAGCTAGGTTGCTGTCGTGCTTTAAAACGTAGTGGCCTTATCGTGGAAGAGGCTCTGTTTGAGACTTTGCCTTCAGATGTCAGGGACCAGATGAAGGCTGAGTGA
- the LOC117804989 gene encoding uncharacterized protein LOC117804989 translates to MSLRSGNMYQATMQQDEANGNDANREQTLPHSFDVKSQLSKASIRLSQRSSSTTSSATKAYAKAQAARAQLVYAEREASMMKQRAELEANLHLLQCERAVAAAEAEATAYEEAELQSGELSQQPCVEDKPISTVQRACEYVQQHFPDPPCTSTQSAVAERSDSGEQGECSSSVTSKCTEICDQANSPRSCSKICLVKAYPAGNKEKAVKMYAVLDEQSNKSLAKTEFFNLFNVKASPTPYTLTTCSGKMETSGRRAVNFCIESMDGRLQLPLSPMIECDMVPDDRMEIPSPEITHHHPHLLPVADKIQPIDQDAPILLLLGRDIPRMHKVREQINGPHDVPYAQRLDLGWVVVGEVGLETVHKPSEVSVYKTNVLNNGRRSFLKPCPNSIHVKDDYGGMTQHRGSTFPTREKNTRPTLSTDNMGCLVFDMSKDENKPALSIDDKTSLATMDSKVHQNKGNSWLAPLPFCYLRRRLPSNREQALKRLRSLQRTLKKKRWR, encoded by the coding sequence ATGAGTCTACGCTCAGGAAATATGTATCAAGCTACCATGCAGCAAGATGAAGCTAATGGCAACGATGCTAACAGAGAACAGACGCTTCCTCATTCATTTGATGTTAAGTCACAGTTATCTAAGGCATCCATTAGACTCTCTCAACGATCATCATCAACAACCTCTTCAGCCACTAAAGCCTATGCTAAGGCGCAAGCTGCCCGAGCACAACTAGTTTACGCTGAAAGAGAAGCTAGCATGAtgaagcagagagcagagttGGAAGCAAATCTCCATCTACTCCAATGCGAAAGAGCTGTTGCtgcagctgaagctgaagctACAGCCTATGAGGAAGCTGAGCTGCAAAGTGGGGAGCTCAGTCAACAACCCTGTGTTGAAGACAAAcccatcagtactgtacaacgCGCTTGTGAGTACGTTCAGCAGCATTTTCCAGATCCACCCTGCACATCCACACAGAGTGCTGTAGCCGAAAGAAGTGACAGCGGGGAGCAAGGTGAATGCTCATCTTCAGTCACCTCTAAGTGTACAGAGATTTGTGACCAGGCTAACAGTCCACGCTCATGTTCCAAAATCTGTTTAGTGAAAGCATATCCTGCAGGGAACAAAGAGAAGGCGGTTAAAATGTATGCTGTGCTTGACGAACAGAGTAACAAGTCCCTTGCTAAGACAGAGTTCTTTAACCTCTTCAACGTAAAAGCCAGCCCCACCCCATACACCCTGACAACATGTTCTGGGAAAATGGAAACTTCAGGAAGGAGAGCTGTTAATTTCTGCATCGAGTCCATGGATGGGAGACTCCAGCTTCCCTTATCCCCCATGATAGAGTGTGACATGGTGCCGGATGACAGGATGGAAATTCCCTCTCCAGAGATCACACACCATCATCCCCACCTGCTCCCAGTCGCTGACAAGATTCAACCCATAGACCAAGATGCTCCGATCCTTCTACTTTTGGGGAGAGACATCCCCAGGATGCATAAAGTGCGTGAGCAAATCAACGGGCCCCATGATGTGCCTTACGCTCAGCGGCTAGACCTCGGCTGGGTCGTTGTTGGAGAAGTGGGCTTGGAAACGGTTCACAAACCATCAGAGGTCAGTGTCTACAAAACTAACGTGCTGAACAACGGTCGTAGATCGTTTCTAAAACCATGTCCAAACAGTATCCATGTGAAGGATGACTATGGGGGCATGACACAACATCGTGGTTCCACCTTCCCCACTCGTGAGAAGAACACAAGACCCACCCTTAGTACAGACAATATGGGGTGCTTGGTGTTTGACATGTCTAAGGATGAAAACAAACCAGCATTATCCATAGATGACAAAACCTCCCTGGCCACCATGGATTCAAAAGTCCACCAAAATAAAGGGAACAGTTGGTTGGCTCCTTTACCCTTTTGCTATCTGAGAAGACGGCTTCCGAGCAACAGGGAGCAAGCTTTAAAACGTCTCCGCTCACTACAGAggactctgaaaaaaaaaagatggagatgA
- the lrrc8c gene encoding volume-regulated anion channel subunit LRRC8C isoform X1 yields the protein MIPVMEFRQFSEQQPAFRVLKPWWDVFTDYLSVIMLMIGVFGCTLQVMQDKIICLPQRIPSASENTSEVGVKLQLQSNISAVPREMTGLKTDLDLQQYSFINQMCYEKALHWYAKYFPYLVLIHTLVFMVCSNFWFKFPGSSSKIEHFISMLGKCFDSPWTTRALSEVSGENPEEKDHKKSATARSNIVVSPGEGILEKTQSLKSIPEKIVVEKPSASVLDKKEGEQAKALFEKVKKFRLHVEEGDILYLMYVRQTVFKVIKFLLIIAYNSSLVNQVKNRVPCEVEIQDMTGYKDFECNHTMAHLFSKLSYCYLCLVAVYGLTSLYTSYWLFYRSLKEYSFEYVRQETGINDIPDVKNDFAFMLHMIDQYDPLYSKRFAVFLSEVSENKLKQLNLNHEWTAEKLRQRLQTNANNRLELQLFMLPGLPDTVFELTELQSLKLEIINNITIPASVSQLEDLQELSLYQCSLKLHTTATSFLKENLKVLRVKFDDNRELPHWMYGLRNLEELYLTGSLSPDASKNIVLESLREMKCLKTLSLKSNLTKILQSIVDVSSHLQRLYLHNDGTKLVMLNNLKKMSNLIELELVRCDLERIPHAIFSLTNLQELDLKENNLRSIEEIISFQHLRKLTCLKLWYNGIMYIPEHIKKLGGLERLYFSHNKIEILPSHLFLCNKLRYLDLSNNDIRFIPPEIGVLQSLLYFSVTCNKIENLPDELFFCKKLKTLKLGKNSLSILSPKISYLALLTYLDLKGNHFEVLPQELGCCRALKRSGLIVEEALFETLPSDVRDQMKAE from the exons ATGATTCCTGTGATGGAATTCCGTCAGTTCTCTGAACAGCAGCCAGCGTTCAGAGTCCTGAAGCCGTGGTGGGATGTGTTTACCGACTATCTGTCTGTGATCATGCTGATGATCGGTGTTTTTGGATGCACTCTTCAG gTGATGCAAGATAAAATCATATGCCTTCCTCAGAGAATACCATCGGCCTCAGAGAACACAAGTGAAGTGGGGGTGAAGTTACAACTGCAATCCAATATTTCAGCAGTCCCAAGAGAAATGACGGGTCTAAAAACTGATCTGGATCTTCAGCAGTACAGCTTCATCAATCAGATGTGCTATGAGAAGGCTCTACATTGGTATGCCAAGTACTTTCCCTATTTAGTTCTCATACACACGCTGGTTTTCATGGTGTGTAGCAACTTCTGGTTCAAATTTCCTGGCTCAAGCTCAAAAATCGAGCATTTTATCTCCATGCTTGGCAAATGCTTTGACTCTCCCTGGACCACACGGGCTTTGTCTGAGGTGTCTGGAGAGAATCCTGAGGAGAAGGACCATAAAAAGAGCGCCACTGCACGGTCCAACATAGTTGTTTCCCCTGGAGAGGGAATCCTTGAGAAGACACAGTCCCTGAAGTCTATCCCAGAAAAGATCGTAGTTGAGAAACCATCAGCGAGTGTTCTGGATAAGAAAGAGGGTGAACAAGCCAAAGCTCTTTTTGAAAAGGTGAAGAAGTTCCGTTTGCACGTTGAGGAGGGGGACATTCTCTATCTGATGTATGTTCGTCAGACGGTGTTCAAGGTGATTAAATTCCTCCTGATCATTGCCTATAATAGTTCTCTGGTGAATCAAGTGAAGAACAGAGTTCCTTGTGAAGTTGAGATCCAGGATATGACAGGCTACAAAGACTTTGAATGTAATCACACCATGGCTCACCTGTTTTCAAAGCTTTCTTACTGTTACTTGTGTTTGGTGGCTGTGTATGGATTAACAAGCCTGTACACCTCTTACTGGCTGTTTTACCGCTCACTGAAAGAATACTCCTTTGAGTATGTGCGGCAGGAAACAGGGATTAATGACATCCCGGATGTCAAGAATGACTTTGCGTTCATGCTACACATGATTGATCAGTACGACCCGCTGTACTCAAAACGGTTTGCAGTTTTTCTGTCTGAAGTCAGTGAGAACAAACTGAAACAGCTCAACCTAAACCACGAGTGGACTGCAGAGAAGCTGCGTCAGAGACTCCAGACTAACGCCAACAACCGACTGGAGCTTCAGCTGTTTATGCTCCCTGGGTTACCCGACACTGTCTTTGAGCTGACCGAGCTGCAGTCGCTCAAGCTGGAGATCATCAACAACATCACCATCCCTGCCTCTGTGTCCCAGCTGGAGGACCTCCAGGAGCTCTCTCTTTACCAGTGCTCTTTAAAACTGCACACAACAGCTACCTCCTTCTTGAAAGAGAACCTGAAAGTGCTCCGTGTGAAGTTTGATGATAACAGGGAACTTCCTCACTGGATGTATGGCCTGCGCAATCTAGAGGAGCTCTATCTCACTGGATCACTAAGTCCTGACGCCTCCAAGAATATAGTCTTAGAGTCACTGCGGGAGATGAAGTGTTTGAAAACTCTCTCCCTTAAAAGTAATTTGACCAAGATACTCCAGTCCATAGTGGATGTTTCCAGCCATCTGCAGCGGCTGTACTTGCACAACGATGGCACCAAGCTGGTCATGCTCAACAACCTGAAAAAGATGTCCAATCTGATCGAGCTGGAGTTGGTGCGCTGTGATCTGGAACGCATCCCACATGCGATCTTCAGCCTGACAAATCTGCAAGAGCTTGACCTGAAAGAAAACAACCTCCGCTCAATAGAGGAGATCATCAGCTTCCAGCACCTTCGTAAACTGACATGCCTCAAACTGTGGTACAACGGTATCATGTACATCCCAGAGCACATAAAGAAGCTAGGGGGCCTAGAGCGCCTCTACTTCAGCCACAACAAGATCGAGATACTGCCTTCGCACCTGTTCTTGTGCAACAAGCTGCGCTACTTGGACCTGTCCAACAATGACATCCGGTTCATCCCTCCTGAAATCGGAGTCCTGCAGAGTCTACTGTATTTCTCTGTCACCTGTAACAAAATTGAAAATCTCCCAGATGAGCTCTTCTTTTGCAAAaagctgaaaacactgaagcttGGCAAAAACTCGCTGTCCATCCTCTCACCAAAAATTTCCTACCTAGCTCTGCTGACGTACCTGGATCTCAAAGGCAACCACTTTGAGGTCCTGCCTCAGGAGCTAGGTTGCTGTCGTGCTTTAAAACGTAGTGGCCTTATCGTGGAAGAGGCTCTGTTTGAGACTTTGCCTTCAGATGTCAGGGACCAGATGAAGGCTGAGTGA